CGCATCACATCTTGTACTGCCTTTGCAATTTTTTTAGTCGTTAAATAATTAGTAGATTCTACATTTATCTGATAACTAAATTGCTTCGACATTTCCTTATTTGCCGCAAAGTAAGCAGAAGTAGAGGGACCTAAAGTCGAATCAATAATGATAAACGGTTTAGATGTATCCAACGTTTCAGGCGCTTCAAAAAATTTAATCCTATCGCTATCCACTAGACTTGCTATAGTAGTATCATTTTTTATAGCTTCGTAAACTTCCATCATCATATATTTCATCGACCCAACTCCTCTAACTCTGCGCGCATTTCATTAAATGCAGAATCTTGTATTTTATCTACAGCACCCTGTAATTTGCCAAAACCACGCGGGCGAATATAACGACCATTGCGGGTGTAACCAAATTCACTCAAGTGAACAAGCGGAGCTCGTTCTTTACTTGCCCATCCTGTTTCCACTCGCTTGGGATTGTTCTTGACCCCGCTGGTAATAACTAAATCATGTGTTTTCCCAGTATCGATATAGCTCGATACTTGTTGCTTCACAATTTGCTTATTTTTTTCACCTGTTTTTCGTAACGCCTTATTTATCACACGATTTGCGCGATTTTTACCAAGTTTCGCTTCAATATTCCGGATAATTTCATCAGTTCCCTTAACAGACACACTCATGATGTCACTCCTAAAATTATCTTGATAAATCGGCTATCTTTAGGATTTGGCTGTACGTCGATGATATTCCAACGAATAAATTTTTCTTTCTCATCAAGAAAATGAAAGTCTTGCAACTCAACAATATGTTTGTTTGATGGCTGATATTCATTTAACGGATCACGAATATTAATTGTGACTGCACGTTTCGTATTTTTCGTATTTAGTAACTCCCAATCTTTCATCGAGGGGTTATAGACCTCAGCCATCGCTTTGTGCAGAATCTTTTCTTGTGATTCACCAGGGAAAGGCCCATTATTCGGAACGTAAGCATAGAAAAAGACCGGCGTGCGAAGTTCTGCACCGCCAGTCTTAGGTCGTTTGTAATTTTGACTAATCGCCAACATCATCACCTGCCATCAAATCAAAACTAATATTCAGAATCGATTCTTGAAAGTTGGGATAAAAATATTCCAACTGGTCATTGTATGCATAACGACCGCGTTCAAAAATCAACTCTTTTCCACGTGGATATTCTTTCGGGTCAAAGCTTCCTACCAAAGTATGAATTTCCTCTTTGGAAGCAGCCAGAATCATTTTAAGATTATCATCTTCTGATGAATGATAAATTTTCATTCTAGCTTTGAATTCTTTTAATAAATCTTCATCCATCTAACCACCTACTTTGCTTAAAAGCATTGGTTTTGTATCTGATGATTTGTATACGATTCCCTTGTCATCAAGATATTTTTTGATTTCAGCGATGGTCCAATTTTCATTTGGTAATGCCACTTTTAGCGTGGCTGGATTAGGGTGTTTCTGTTTCACCTTCGGTAGTTAATTTTAACGTCCACACTGCCGTTGCTTTAATATCTTTGGCCATACCAAATGCAAATTGCTTAGCAGCATACAATTCTAAGTCTTCTAAAGCCAACGTTTGATCAAATT
The genomic region above belongs to Enterococcus saigonensis and contains:
- a CDS encoding phage gp6-like head-tail connector protein, with the translated sequence MDEDLLKEFKARMKIYHSSEDDNLKMILAASKEEIHTLVGSFDPKEYPRGKELIFERGRYAYNDQLEYFYPNFQESILNISFDLMAGDDVGD
- a CDS encoding phage head-tail adapter protein; translation: MMLAISQNYKRPKTGGAELRTPVFFYAYVPNNGPFPGESQEKILHKAMAEVYNPSMKDWELLNTKNTKRAVTINIRDPLNEYQPSNKHIVELQDFHFLDEKEKFIRWNIIDVQPNPKDSRFIKIILGVTS